From Pseudomonas sp. AN-1:
CCTTGTTGGCCCAGTCGGCGATGGCGGCATCGTCGAGGGCGTGTAGCCATTGCTGCAGCATGTTCAGCGTCCTTGCATGGTAGTGGCCAGCCAGTCGACCAGATGGTCCGGGGTCATCGCCGCCACCGGCACGCCGCGCGCGACCAGTTGTTCGGCCATCGCGCGGTCGTAGTCGGGATGGGCGCGGCGGTCGAGGGCGGCCAGCGCCAGCACCTGGACGCCGCTGCCGACCAGGCGCGCCGCCTCGCCGAGCACCCGCGCCGCATCGTGGCCTTCGTAGAGGTCGGAGATCAGCACCACCACGCTGCGCCGCGGCACTTCCACCTGGCCGAACGCCGCGGCCAGCGCCGCGCCGATGTTGGTGCCGCCGCCGATCTGCGCGCCCATCAGCAGTTGCTCCGGCGCCTGCAGCTGGCTGCTGGCGTCGACCACCTCGTCGGCGAACAGCAGCAGGCGGGTACGCACCGCGCTCAGGCGGGCGAAGATGCCGGCCATCACCGCGCTGTGGATCACCGACTCGCTCATCGAGCCGCTCTGGTCCACCACCAGCCACAGGTGCCAGGGCAGCCGGCGCTCCTCGCGCGGATGGAAGAACAGCCGCTCCAGCACCAGTTCCTCGGTTTCCAACTGATAGTGGGCCAGGTTGTGGCGCAGGGTGCGCGCCCAGTCGAGGTCGGCCAGCCGCGGCCGCCCGCCGCGACCGTGGCGACGGCGCTTGGGGGCGAAGGCGGCGCGCAGCCGCGGCGCCAGCTTCTCCTCCAGTTGCTCGACCACCCGGCGGATCAGCCGCAGCGCCTCGGCATGCACCGCCGCCGGCAGGCGCTCGCGCACCGCCATCAGCGCCTGCACCAGCTCGATGCTCGGCGTGGCCTGGGCCAGCACCTGGGGATCGGCGAGCAGGCTGCTCATCCGGTAGCGGTCCAGCGCATCGCGCTGCAGCACCTCGGCCGCCGAGCGCGGGAACAGCTTGCGCACCTCGCCCAGCCAGCGCACCGCACCGGGATCGGGACGGCCGATGCCGCCGTAACGGTCCGCGTCTTCGCCGCCCTCGCGGCGCTCGAACTCGCGGCCGTAGAGATACTCCAGGGCGGCGTCGCGGCGCTGGTCGCCGTCGTCCAGCACACTCGCGCCGCCCTGCTCGCCCCCCAGCGCGGCCTCGGCCTCGGCGCCGAGGATCAGCCGCCAGCGGCGGCGCATGATCGAATCAGTCATCGAACCCCCAGTGGTGCAGCACCGTCGCCACCTGCGCGGCCAGCGCCTGGCTGCGGCGCAGCGTGGCGTCGTCCGGCACCCGCGCGCGCAGCAACGCCGGCGCCTGCTGCGCGCCGACCAGCAGTTGCGCGAAGGCCTGCAGCTCGCGGCGGGTGAGTTGGCTGAAGGCCAGCCGCAGCGCGGGCAGGCCGTCGAGAAATTCCTCTTCGCTCCACGCCGCGAGGCATGCCGACAGACGTTGCACCGTGGGCGGATGACTCAGCAGCCAGCCGCGAGCGATGCGCAGGAAGCCCTGCAGGTACTCGCCCATGGCCTGCGGCGCGGTATGCGCCAGACCCAGCGCGTCGGCCAGCGCGCGCTCGGTGTCGGCGGCAGACCAGTGCCCGGCCATGGCCAGCACCCCGGCCGCGGCGCCGCGCACCGGCGCCGGCACGTCGGCGTCGTGCAGCGCGCCACAGGCATCGAGCAGCAGCGGGCCGTCGGCCCAGGCGGCGGCACGGCGCACCATGCCGTGCAGGTCGGCCAGGGCATCGACCGCCGCGGCCGCGTGCGCGGCATCGCCCTGGCCCAGCGCCGGCAGACGCAGGCAGGCCTGGGCGAAGGCGCGCGCCAGCAGCGGTTGCAGGCGCGCCAGGCCCACGCCGCCCAGCGCGTTGCGCGCCTCGTAGGCCTGCGCCAGGCGTCCGGCGGCCTGGGCCAGGGCCAGCGCGTCGAAGCTGCGCTCGAGCCACAGCGCCACCGCATCGAGCACCCGCTCGGCCAGCGCCTCCAGGCCCATCACCAGCACCTCCAGCACCAGCGTCGCCGGACTGCCGGCCACCGGACTGCCGGCCACCGGGGTGCCGGCCACCGCTGTGGCGGCGTTCGACTGCGCCAGCCGTTCGAGCAGGCGGTTGACCGCCGCCTCCTCCAGGCTGGCGCCGTAGCGCGCCGCCTCGGTCAGCGCGGTGACGGTTTCCGGCTGCCAGCGCAATTCCCATATCTCGCGCACACGGGCGAGATCGGAGCCGGCGACGAAATCCGGCCCGGCCAGGCGTTGCGCGTAGGGAATGCCGAGAAAGCGCAGCCGCTGCAGCCCCTGGGAGATCAGCCGGTGCCGGGCGCTGCGGTAGATGTCCAGCTCCTTGCGCTGCGCGCCGCCCAGCCGCGCCGGCAGCCGATAGCGCGTGCAGAAGGCCTGCACGTCGACCAGCAGCGGCGCCAGTGGCGCATTGGGCGGCAGGCGCCCGCTGGCATCGCCGCCGAACAGCGCGTCCAGCGCGCGGGCGAACCGCCCGGCATCGTCGGTATCCTTGACCAGCGTGGCCTGCAGCGCCTCCGCCAGCTCCGCCCGCCCGCCGCGGCAGCCGCGCAGCGCCGCCAAGCGGCCGGCCATGGCCACCGCCTCGCTGGCGTCCGGCAGGGTCGCCGGCAGACCGTCTTCGCGCAGGCGTACGGCCAGCCTTGCGGCCAGCACCGGCCAGGCCGCCGCATGCGGAAGCTTGCGGCCCTTCTCCCAGGCCTGCCATACCGCCTGGTAGTAGCCCGGCGCCGGCAGGCCGGCGGCGTAGCCGCTGGCGCGCGCCAGGCGCTCCAGGCTGTAGGCAATCAGATGGGCGCCGACCTCGCCGCTGCCCGGCCCTGCGCCGCGCGGCACCACAGGCGGCGCGGCGGCGAAGCCCAGCGCGGCGAGCGCCTCGGCCACACTGGCCGGCAGCCGCTCGCCGAGGCCGGCGAGGATGCCCGGCACATGGTAGCCGCCGCACACCACCAGGCAGCGCCGGCCCTCGTCGAGGGCCATGCTCACCTGCGCAGCCATGTGCGCCTCGCGGGCGGCGTTCTCGGCGTCGTCGCCCGCCCCGTCGGCGCGCAACAGCAGGCTGAAGGCGAGCAGGTCGGCGAAATAATCCGCCGCCGTCGCCGGCTCGACGCCGGACTCGAAGTGGCGATCCCACCACTCGTCGAAGTCGCGGCAGCCAGCCTGCTCGATCAGCCCGGCGAGCACGTCCGGCGCCTGGCGCGGCGGCTCGGCGTCCAGCGTCGGCTCCGGCGCGGTGGCGAAGAACTCCGGCTGCGCCGACAGCGCCAGCCGCGCGCCGTAGGGCAGGTCGATGAAGCGCACCGCCGCGCCCAGCCGGTCGGCCGCGCGCAGCGCCACCCACTCCGGCGAGAACTCGGCGAACGGAATGTAGCCGCGGCAGCGCAGCTCGTCGTCGCCGCGGCCGAGCGCCGCGTGCAGGTACACCGCCAGCGGCGGCTGCGCCTTGGCGTGCTGCAGCGCCGGCAACAGGGCGTCGAGTTCCTGCGGGCCTTCGATCAGCAGGGTGTCGGGGGCCAACGCCTCGATCAGCTCGCCCAAATGGCGGGCGCAGCGCGGGCTGTGGTGGCGCACCGGCGCCAGCCGCAGGTTCGCCATGGGAGCCAGCAGCTGCAGGGCCTGCGCCGCCTCAAGCACCCTGACCACCGGCGACGAAGTCCTGCCAGTCCTCGCTGGCGGCCCGGCGCCGGGCGACCAGGCGCAGGTACTCGGCGAAGCGCCGGCGATCCTCATCGTCGTCCTTGATCGCCGTGCCCACCAGGTAGCGCGCCAGATGCGCCGGGCGCAGGCGCGCCTCGCCGAAGTACCAGCAGTCGGTGGCGGCGTTGCAGGCCACGCTGATCGCCTCGGCGGTGGACAGCACGGTGCCGGGCCGCTCGATAGCGGTGCCCTCGATGCTGCCGGCGCGCAGCTCGTGGAAGGCGGTGGCCAGCAGGGTCAGCACCTCGGGCAGCACCTCGGTGCCGATGCGCTGGGCGGCCAGCTCGCGGGCCACTTCCTCGCCGATCAGCCTGGCCTGCGCCTCGATGCCGTCGAGCGGGCGCATGGTCTCGAAGTTGAAGCGGCGCTTGAGCGCGGCGGACATCTCGTTGACCCCGCGGTCGCGCAGGTTGGCGGTGGCGATCACGTTGAAACCGGGCCGGGCGAGCAGCCAGGGCCGCTCGTCCTTCAGCTCGGGGATGTGCAGCAGGCGCTCGGAGAGCACCGGCACCAGGCAGTCCTGCACCTCGGTGGCGCAGCGGCTGATCTCCTCGAAGCGCAGCAGGCCGCCGCCGGCCATCGCCCGGTGCAGCGGGCCGGGCACCAGCGACGCCGGGCCGGGACCGTCGCGCAGCAGCAGCGCGTAGTTCCAGCCGTAGCGGATCTGCTCCTCGACCACCCCGGCGCCGCCCTGCACGGTGAGCGTGCTGTCGCCGCTGATCGCCGCCGCCAGCAGCTCGGAGAGCAGCGACTTGGCGGTGCCCGGCTCGCCGACCAGCATCAGCCCGCGCTGGCCGGTCAGGGTGACGATGGCGCGCTCGACCAGCGCGTCGTTGCCGTGGATCTTGCGGGCGATACGCCGCCCGCCGACGCTGTCGCGCCCGCTGCCGAGGACGAAGGTACGCACCGCGCGCGGGCCGAGGCGCCAGCCTTCGGGGCGCGGGCCGTCATCGCACTCCAGCAGCGCGGCCAGTTCCTCGGCGTGGGCCAGTTCGGCGGGCAGCCGCTGGGCCGTTTCCGGAGTGGCTCCGGCGGTCTTGCTACCACGTGGGGGCATCAGTCACTTTCCTTGTTGGGGACGGCCTTGGCCGCGATCGCGTTGAACTGGTCCTGGACAGCGGCCTGCAGCGAACGCGGCCACTCTTGCGGGCTCAGCTTCCACCAGCGCCCGTCATCGCCGCGCCTGCTGGTGTCGTAGACCACCACATGCTCGATGGCGACGCGGTTGTCCAGGTCCATGTAGGCCATGAAGCTGTCGTGATGCAGCTCGACGTACAGTTGTGCGGCGGGCAGATCGAGACTGTGTTCGTAGATACGGGGGCCGTCGCTGGCCTGGCCGGGACGGTAGTTCCACTTGCTGAGCAGCCCGGAGAGCGCCCCCTGGGTGATTGTCAGCGGGCACGGCGGGCGCAGCTCGTTCCCCTGCCATTGTTCGAGCGCCGGCAAGACGGCGGGAGCGTCGAGCTGCTCGACCAGCGGCTTGAGTTCGTAGTCGTCCAGGTAGCTGCGCCAGGCGGCGATCTCGTCCACGTCCGCATCCAGCGGATGCCACAGGCTGACCTGCCCTTCGGCCGGCAGCACGACCGCCTCGTCGACCACATCCACCAGCGAAAAATCCTCGGCGATGCGGAAGCTCCGCCCGCTTTCCACCAGCCGCCAGATCAGGCTGCGGCCAACGATGCGCAGCAGCGGATGCTGCAGGAACAAGCGCTGCCAGCGCGCCAGCGACCAGCGCTGGCCCGTCAGCAGGGCGGTCTGCAGGCGCGGCCCCTGCTGCTTGACGACAGTCTTCAGGCCGCTCGCGGTGGTCTTCAGGCACGCGCTGGCGGCGTCCCATTCCGCGCGCAAGGACTCGTCCTTGAGCGCAGGCAGCGACTTGCTGGCCTTGCCCTTGTCGTTGATCACGCGCAGCGACAGATCGCCCTGCAGCTCGACTCGGTAGGCATGAGGGCCGACGTTCAGCACCAGCCCTTCGCCCAGGCCGAAATCCGGAGTCAGCTCGTCGAACAGCTCGGGGAGGCTCAAACCTCGCCGCCTGGCCGCCGCCCGCAGGGTGTCGAAGACGGCCTCGACCACCATGTCCTTGAGCTTGCGCGAGGCCGACAGCACCTTGAGCTGCGACAGCGCATACAGGGTATCGAGTGTGCCGAGCTGCTCGACGGCGATCACCGCACGCAGTTTCATCGACCAGCCCCAGGCGCGCACCGCGGCGGCCAGGGTGTCGACCACCCGGTCGTCGATGTTGCCGGCCACCAGCTTCAGCGCCCAGCGCTGCTTCGGGTCCCCCTTCAACGCCACCCAGATCTGCACCAGCGCCTGCGACAGGCGGGCGCGGTTCTCGGCGGAAATCTCGGCGAGCAGGCGTTCGGCCAGCGGCGGCAACTCGTCCTCGGTGGTGGCCGCCAGATACAGCAGGATGCGTGCGGCGTGCGCCGACAGCGGCGCGCACAATGCCAGGACTTCCTCCGCGTCGTAGGCCTTGATCGCGCCTCCGAAGCGCTTGAAGCGCGCTACCCGGGCCTCGAGCGCGGCCAGGTCGGGCATCGCCGCGTCGGGCATTTCCACACCCAACTCCTGCAGACGCACCTCCACTCGGCTGGCCGAGCCGAGGTCGAGCGCGCCGCCGTCGAGCAACTGGCGCAGCAGCGGCACCACCGCGGGGTCCGGGTGGCCCAACAGGATGTCGCGGCAGGCAAGCTGCATGTTCTTGCCGGCGATCTCCAGCCAGCCGCTGGCGGCGATTTCCGCCGGACTGAAGTCGCGCATCGCCTGGGTTGCCGCCTCGCGTAGCGCCTTCGAGCTGCTGGCAGCCAGCAGTTCGCCCAGCAGCGCCAGGTTGGCGCGGATCAGCGCCGGATCGAGCAGGGGCAGAAGAGTGGCGAGCTTAGGCGTGGAAATATCGCGCCAGCACGCCGGATTGGCCGCCAGCATGTCATTGAGCACACCGACAAAGGGCTGGAGCTCGCTCTGCTGCAGGATGCTCGGCAACAGGTGCGGCAACAGTTCGGGATATTGCGCGCGCCAGATCTGCTCGGCCAGCACCACATCGAAGTGCTTGACCCGCCAGTTTTCCAGCAGTTCGACAAAGAGCTGCGGCGCCTCCCGCACGAGGCGGTCGAACACCGCGTTGAAGTGCTCCGCCGGCGAACGCGAGGCCTGGGAGAACAGCAGCTCCGCCAGATTCGCCCGCTGCTCGGCGTTGGTGCCCAGCTCCCAGCGCAAGGCGATCAGCCCCGGATCCTTGTGGATGTCGTCGTGGGTGTCGTGCCAGTCGTAGTAGTCCGGGTGGCGGCGCACGAAGTCGTACCAGGGCGCGAAACGCTCGGGATGGGGCAGCGCCTTGTGGCGCGAAGCCCATACGGAGGTGATGCCGCGGCACAGCTCGCTGCCCTCCTCGGCCAGTTGCAGCAGGTCGGCGTCGTCCAGCGCCTCGAGCAGCTCTGTCCACTGCGGGTGAATCCGCCCCCGCGGATCGATGTCGGCCAGCGCGAGCAGCTCCAGAGCCCAGCGCAGCAGCGCCAGCGCCTCGTCGCGGGGCATGCCGGGATAGCCCATCCACACCAGCAGGCGGGCCAGGATGAAGTTCAGGCACACCCAGAGATTGCCCGACTCCCTCTGGACGCTGGCCAGGCGGGCGCGCGCCAGTGCCTGCAGCTCGGCCGTCAATTCGGCGCTGCGCCGGGGAATGTCCTTGTTCCAGTCGCCGCGCAGCAGCCTGCCCTGCGGGACGGTCAGCCGGGCGAAAGCCAGCCAGGTATCGTGATCGCGGCGCCAAGGGGCGCCCTGCAGTTGCCCCAGTTCGTAGCTCCAGCCCACCGCGGTGCTGGACAGAAAGGCGGCGACCTCGTCTCCGCGGCCTTCCTGCAGGCGCGCGGCCAGTTCCTCGGCCAGCACGGCGGGTGGGACTTGGCTATCGAGCGAGTGCAACGGGGTGTTGCCGTGGGTACGCATGTCCATGGGTGCTCCTTGCGTGGTCTGTATGGCGCTCACGCCGCCATCTTTTGCGGATGCAGGGCTGTCGGGTAGCGAGATTCGATGCCCAAACGTTCCCCCTCCACACGGAGGGGGCGATGGATGACTCCGGCGGGCCGGAGCCTTGCTCATGCCAAGGCCTCCGCCTTGAGGGTTTCCGCCTGCGCCAGCAGGGTGTTGAGCAGCGCCGGGGGCAGCTCGCCCAGGCGCTGGCACCGGTAGCCGTCCGCCTCGCGCTTGTACACAGACAGCGTCTCGATCTCCACTTCCTCGTCCGGCTCGAAAAACACGCTGACGCCGCTGTGCGCGAGGGTCACCTGCCAGCGCTCGCCATCCAGGGTCCAGGTGTGGTCGTTGACCATCGCGCCATCGCCCGCCTCGCCCTTGATGTAGCCCCACTTCTCCAGCAGGCCGCCGAAACGGCCACGCTGCAGCCGACTGCCCTCGGCGCGGGTCAGCTCGCTGGCGCCCAACTCCTCCGCGCTGGCCTGGTGCACCGCCGTCTCCCACTGGCCGATCGGCGACACCAGTTCGTAGTCCGCGAAATGCTCGGCCCAGGCGGTACGCTCGGCCTCGTCCAGCTCCAGCGGATGGGCGACATGCACCTGCGCGTCGTCCGCCAGGGTGAAGGGCTCGTCCTGCAGGTCGATCAGTTCGCCGGCCTGATCCGGGCGGAAACGTCCCAGCGGCTGGCCGTCGGCATCCTCCGCCGCCCACACCACGGCCTGGCTGACGATGGCCAGCAGCGGGTGCTCGGCGAACAGCCGGCGCCAGCTCGCCGCCGGCCAGCGGCTGCCCAGCTGCAGGGCGCGGGTCAGGCGGGCGGCCTGCTGCTTGAGCACCGGTTTGAGGTTCTTCGCCAGCGCCTTGTACTGGTTTTCCGCCAGGCTGCGCAGGTCCGGGTCCTCGCCGGCGCGGGCCTTGGGCAGGCTCTTGCTGGCCTTGCCCTTCTCGTTCACCACCACCAGGCTCAGGTCGGGACGGATGCGCACCCGGTACTGCCAGGGGCCGAGGTCGAGCTGCAGCCCGTCGCGGTCGAGACCGAAGTCCGGCACCAGTTGCTCGAGAAATTCCTCCAGGCCCATGCCCCGGCGCTCCGCCGCCTCGCTCAGGGCCTGGCGGGCGTTGGCCAGGATCGACTCGGAGAACTTGCCGCTTTCCCACAGCTCGCGCACCTGGGACACCCCGTAGCTGCCCGGCAGGCGGCAGAGCAGATGGATGGCCGCGCTGGCCTTGAGCTTGCGGACCTTCTTCCAGTCCTTGACCGCCTTGACCAGGGCATTGGCCGCACGCTCGTCGCCGTATTCGGCCAGCGGCAGCAGCAGCCAGTCGACGGCGGTGGCGCCGTTGGCGGCGATCCACTGCACGACGCACAGCAGCGCGAAATCGCTGCGCCGCCCCGCCGGCAGCCAGGCGAGGATCTGCCGGGCGCGCCGCGGCAGCGCCTCGCCGCCCTCGGCGAGAATGACCAGCAGGTGCTTCGCCAACGGCTCGCAGAGCGGCGCCAGCAGCTCGGCCAATTCCGGACTCCAGCACTTGCCCACCGCCGCCGGCACCTTGCGCCCCCCCACCTGCGCCTGCAGGGCGGCCAGATCCGCCCCGGCCCAAGGATCCAACCCGTCCAGCGGCTGCCCGGCACGCTCCAGGGCGTCCAGGCTGATGCTGCGGCTGTAGTCGTCGTGGGCCGCATCGTCGATATGCCGCAGGATCGGCCCGGCCATCGCCGGGTCCGCCGACAGCGCCATGCCGATCAGCGCCAGCCGGCGCGCGCGGGGCGCGGCCTGCAGCAGGCCGCTGGCCTCGATGGCCTGCGGCGCGCAGCGGGCGAGCAGCGCCACCGCAGGTTCGCGCAGGGTTTTCGAACTGCCGGCGAACAGCCCGACCAGCGCCGGGCCGCAGGCCACCAGCGCCACGTCGTCGAACAGCGGCAGCAGCTTGAGCTGCGCCTTGCTCTCCAGGCTGGCGAAAGCCTCGGGAAAGGCGACCAGCGCCCGGCACACGGCGGCGGACAATGGGCCGGAGCGGGCGCCGGAGCCGGCCGAAGCCTGGAAGCAGCGCCCGGCCATGAGCGGCACCAGGGCCAGCAACGGCGTGTCCTGGCGCCCCAGCGCGGCGATCACCGGCGGCAGGTAATAGCTGGAATGTTCCTCGACAAAACGCCGGAACAGCTCGGGCGCCTCGCCGTACAGCGTCTCGAGCAGGGCCAGCAGCCCGGCATGGCCGGCCCCACCCAGCCCGCTCAGCGCAAGGCTGAGCAGCTGCACGCGCGGTTCCGCCTCCTCGCAGGCCCGCCACAGCAGCAGCCAGCGCTCCACGCTATCCTCGCCGGCCATTAGACGCTCGGAGGAAAGAGCGCCGATGAACAGCGCCGGATAGCGCTGGCTGGCCTCGACCAGTCTGTCCCAAACCTCGGGCAGCAACCGCTCGGCGCTCTTCGCCGGCGCGATGGCCAACTCGTGCAGGCGTTCGGCGGCACGCTCACGCAGCGACTCGTTGCACGACTCCAGCCAGGCACAGAGCGGCTCCGCCAGGGTGATGCCCCCCAGTAGTTCCCACCCCAGCTTGGCTTGCGGCGCCGGCGCGATCAGCCGGTCGATCAGCCCCTGCAGCTCGTCTTCCGCCAACTCGCTGGACAGCAATTTCATGACCGTCTTGAAGCCGTCCGAATCGACCGGCACGCGGTCGATGACCTGGCGATACCAGGCCAGCGCCTCGGGGCTTTTCAGGTTCGGATCGAACACCCCGCAGCGCTCGAAGCGGTGCTGCTCCAGCCGCAGGGCCGCCGCCGGGCACCGCTCGCAAAACAGATCGGAACGCCACAGCAGCCGCACCTCTGCATCGGACAGGCGCTCGAGCACCTCGGCGAACCGCTCGGCCGACTCGCCCAGCACCAGGGCCAGCCCCAGGTCGCGGAAGACCTCGACCATCGGCCAGTTCCGGCCCTCCTGCAGTTGCAGCACCTCGTACAACCGCGGACTGGCGGCGAGCGCCTGCAACAGTGGCAGCAGCAACTGATGGCGCAGCGCAATGGCCCGTCGGGCGGGAAAGACATGTTC
This genomic window contains:
- a CDS encoding VWA domain-containing protein codes for the protein MTDSIMRRRWRLILGAEAEAALGGEQGGASVLDDGDQRRDAALEYLYGREFERREGGEDADRYGGIGRPDPGAVRWLGEVRKLFPRSAAEVLQRDALDRYRMSSLLADPQVLAQATPSIELVQALMAVRERLPAAVHAEALRLIRRVVEQLEEKLAPRLRAAFAPKRRRHGRGGRPRLADLDWARTLRHNLAHYQLETEELVLERLFFHPREERRLPWHLWLVVDQSGSMSESVIHSAVMAGIFARLSAVRTRLLLFADEVVDASSQLQAPEQLLMGAQIGGGTNIGAALAAAFGQVEVPRRSVVVLISDLYEGHDAARVLGEAARLVGSGVQVLALAALDRRAHPDYDRAMAEQLVARGVPVAAMTPDHLVDWLATTMQGR
- a CDS encoding DUF5682 family protein; translated protein: MVRVLEAAQALQLLAPMANLRLAPVRHHSPRCARHLGELIEALAPDTLLIEGPQELDALLPALQHAKAQPPLAVYLHAALGRGDDELRCRGYIPFAEFSPEWVALRAADRLGAAVRFIDLPYGARLALSAQPEFFATAPEPTLDAEPPRQAPDVLAGLIEQAGCRDFDEWWDRHFESGVEPATAADYFADLLAFSLLLRADGAGDDAENAAREAHMAAQVSMALDEGRRCLVVCGGYHVPGILAGLGERLPASVAEALAALGFAAAPPVVPRGAGPGSGEVGAHLIAYSLERLARASGYAAGLPAPGYYQAVWQAWEKGRKLPHAAAWPVLAARLAVRLREDGLPATLPDASEAVAMAGRLAALRGCRGGRAELAEALQATLVKDTDDAGRFARALDALFGGDASGRLPPNAPLAPLLVDVQAFCTRYRLPARLGGAQRKELDIYRSARHRLISQGLQRLRFLGIPYAQRLAGPDFVAGSDLARVREIWELRWQPETVTALTEAARYGASLEEAAVNRLLERLAQSNAATAVAGTPVAGSPVAGSPATLVLEVLVMGLEALAERVLDAVALWLERSFDALALAQAAGRLAQAYEARNALGGVGLARLQPLLARAFAQACLRLPALGQGDAAHAAAAVDALADLHGMVRRAAAWADGPLLLDACGALHDADVPAPVRGAAAGVLAMAGHWSAADTERALADALGLAHTAPQAMGEYLQGFLRIARGWLLSHPPTVQRLSACLAAWSEEEFLDGLPALRLAFSQLTRRELQAFAQLLVGAQQAPALLRARVPDDATLRRSQALAAQVATVLHHWGFDD
- a CDS encoding AAA family ATPase; the encoded protein is MPPRGSKTAGATPETAQRLPAELAHAEELAALLECDDGPRPEGWRLGPRAVRTFVLGSGRDSVGGRRIARKIHGNDALVERAIVTLTGQRGLMLVGEPGTAKSLLSELLAAAISGDSTLTVQGGAGVVEEQIRYGWNYALLLRDGPGPASLVPGPLHRAMAGGGLLRFEEISRCATEVQDCLVPVLSERLLHIPELKDERPWLLARPGFNVIATANLRDRGVNEMSAALKRRFNFETMRPLDGIEAQARLIGEEVARELAAQRIGTEVLPEVLTLLATAFHELRAGSIEGTAIERPGTVLSTAEAISVACNAATDCWYFGEARLRPAHLARYLVGTAIKDDDEDRRRFAEYLRLVARRRAASEDWQDFVAGGQGA
- a CDS encoding DUF4132 domain-containing protein, translating into MDMRTHGNTPLHSLDSQVPPAVLAEELAARLQEGRGDEVAAFLSSTAVGWSYELGQLQGAPWRRDHDTWLAFARLTVPQGRLLRGDWNKDIPRRSAELTAELQALARARLASVQRESGNLWVCLNFILARLLVWMGYPGMPRDEALALLRWALELLALADIDPRGRIHPQWTELLEALDDADLLQLAEEGSELCRGITSVWASRHKALPHPERFAPWYDFVRRHPDYYDWHDTHDDIHKDPGLIALRWELGTNAEQRANLAELLFSQASRSPAEHFNAVFDRLVREAPQLFVELLENWRVKHFDVVLAEQIWRAQYPELLPHLLPSILQQSELQPFVGVLNDMLAANPACWRDISTPKLATLLPLLDPALIRANLALLGELLAASSSKALREAATQAMRDFSPAEIAASGWLEIAGKNMQLACRDILLGHPDPAVVPLLRQLLDGGALDLGSASRVEVRLQELGVEMPDAAMPDLAALEARVARFKRFGGAIKAYDAEEVLALCAPLSAHAARILLYLAATTEDELPPLAERLLAEISAENRARLSQALVQIWVALKGDPKQRWALKLVAGNIDDRVVDTLAAAVRAWGWSMKLRAVIAVEQLGTLDTLYALSQLKVLSASRKLKDMVVEAVFDTLRAAARRRGLSLPELFDELTPDFGLGEGLVLNVGPHAYRVELQGDLSLRVINDKGKASKSLPALKDESLRAEWDAASACLKTTASGLKTVVKQQGPRLQTALLTGQRWSLARWQRLFLQHPLLRIVGRSLIWRLVESGRSFRIAEDFSLVDVVDEAVVLPAEGQVSLWHPLDADVDEIAAWRSYLDDYELKPLVEQLDAPAVLPALEQWQGNELRPPCPLTITQGALSGLLSKWNYRPGQASDGPRIYEHSLDLPAAQLYVELHHDSFMAYMDLDNRVAIEHVVVYDTSRRGDDGRWWKLSPQEWPRSLQAAVQDQFNAIAAKAVPNKESD
- a CDS encoding DUF4132 domain-containing protein — translated: MSNDMDHFNELATATDEAEFLQRLERSYAQQGIGEGLDFGAVRQYWQDGAELPKAWRQALAQRLCPTRTEFDRYQDRFRRLYAWALAERAPEHWLDCWERLVVLLSPFVTPGDAYYYRHWLPGAGGGPVRLNTQVWVHALGESMRDWAGALAEGVRGWEGVYAWLVRAGANPACLAEVLAAPDMFWDEQRLRALAGMRLFLILVREQLQREALGEDVWIDLLLGYRQSVAGSFEHVFPARRAIALRHQLLLPLLQALAASPRLYEVLQLQEGRNWPMVEVFRDLGLALVLGESAERFAEVLERLSDAEVRLLWRSDLFCERCPAAALRLEQHRFERCGVFDPNLKSPEALAWYRQVIDRVPVDSDGFKTVMKLLSSELAEDELQGLIDRLIAPAPQAKLGWELLGGITLAEPLCAWLESCNESLRERAAERLHELAIAPAKSAERLLPEVWDRLVEASQRYPALFIGALSSERLMAGEDSVERWLLLWRACEEAEPRVQLLSLALSGLGGAGHAGLLALLETLYGEAPELFRRFVEEHSSYYLPPVIAALGRQDTPLLALVPLMAGRCFQASAGSGARSGPLSAAVCRALVAFPEAFASLESKAQLKLLPLFDDVALVACGPALVGLFAGSSKTLREPAVALLARCAPQAIEASGLLQAAPRARRLALIGMALSADPAMAGPILRHIDDAAHDDYSRSISLDALERAGQPLDGLDPWAGADLAALQAQVGGRKVPAAVGKCWSPELAELLAPLCEPLAKHLLVILAEGGEALPRRARQILAWLPAGRRSDFALLCVVQWIAANGATAVDWLLLPLAEYGDERAANALVKAVKDWKKVRKLKASAAIHLLCRLPGSYGVSQVRELWESGKFSESILANARQALSEAAERRGMGLEEFLEQLVPDFGLDRDGLQLDLGPWQYRVRIRPDLSLVVVNEKGKASKSLPKARAGEDPDLRSLAENQYKALAKNLKPVLKQQAARLTRALQLGSRWPAASWRRLFAEHPLLAIVSQAVVWAAEDADGQPLGRFRPDQAGELIDLQDEPFTLADDAQVHVAHPLELDEAERTAWAEHFADYELVSPIGQWETAVHQASAEELGASELTRAEGSRLQRGRFGGLLEKWGYIKGEAGDGAMVNDHTWTLDGERWQVTLAHSGVSVFFEPDEEVEIETLSVYKREADGYRCQRLGELPPALLNTLLAQAETLKAEALA